The Thiorhodovibrio litoralis genome includes a window with the following:
- a CDS encoding NAD(P)/FAD-dependent oxidoreductase, with protein sequence MARVVILGAGISGHTVARYLGRWLKGSEHQISVVSPKAMWNWIPSNIWVGVGEMTKKQVTFELDPVYRKLGVDFRQAKAVSVHPDGGDGQAKPYVTIEYTDESRAGQTDKLEYDYLVNATGPKLNFGATPGLGPEGGHTVSVCTPDHAIEANEQLQENIAAMKRGETRNFVVGTGHGMCTCQGAAFEYIYNIDHALRQNGVRDKARIMWISNEYELGDFGMGGVHIQRGGYMTNGKVFAESLMVERNMEWITRAHVTKVEPGKIHYETLDGTEAELDFDFAMLIPPFAGVGLKAYGQDGSDITDKLFAANGMMKVDADYTPRPYEEWSKADWPSTYQNPSYKNIFSVGIAFAPPHPISKVMKSPKGTQISPTPPRTGMPSAAMGRAVAASIRDMVNGAPEPTHRASMGETGAACVASTGSDIFKGTAATMTVYPVVPDYEKYPEYGRDMDLTFGEIGLAGHWMKYILHHVFIYQAKLGPGWHLLPD encoded by the coding sequence ATGGCACGAGTTGTTATCCTGGGCGCGGGTATTTCCGGTCACACGGTGGCCCGCTATCTCGGTCGCTGGCTGAAAGGCAGCGAACACCAGATTTCCGTTGTCTCGCCCAAAGCCATGTGGAATTGGATTCCCTCCAACATCTGGGTGGGTGTCGGGGAGATGACGAAAAAGCAGGTGACCTTCGAGCTCGACCCCGTCTATCGCAAGCTTGGCGTTGACTTTCGCCAGGCCAAGGCAGTGTCCGTGCATCCAGACGGGGGCGACGGTCAGGCAAAGCCTTATGTGACCATCGAGTACACCGACGAGTCGCGCGCTGGCCAGACCGACAAGCTCGAGTACGACTACCTGGTCAACGCCACCGGTCCTAAGCTGAATTTCGGCGCCACACCCGGTCTGGGGCCAGAAGGCGGGCACACGGTCTCAGTCTGCACCCCCGATCATGCGATCGAAGCCAACGAACAGCTGCAGGAAAACATTGCCGCCATGAAGCGCGGCGAAACACGCAATTTTGTCGTCGGCACCGGCCATGGCATGTGCACTTGTCAGGGCGCGGCATTCGAGTACATCTACAACATCGACCACGCGCTGCGCCAAAACGGGGTGCGCGACAAAGCGCGCATCATGTGGATCAGCAACGAATACGAGCTCGGCGACTTCGGCATGGGCGGCGTACACATCCAGCGCGGCGGCTATATGACCAACGGTAAGGTGTTCGCCGAGTCACTGATGGTCGAGCGCAACATGGAGTGGATCACCCGCGCGCATGTGACCAAGGTCGAGCCCGGCAAGATCCATTATGAAACCCTCGACGGCACCGAAGCCGAGCTGGATTTTGACTTCGCCATGTTAATTCCGCCCTTCGCCGGCGTCGGACTCAAGGCCTATGGCCAGGACGGCAGCGACATCACCGACAAGCTGTTCGCCGCCAACGGCATGATGAAAGTGGACGCGGACTACACGCCCCGGCCCTATGAGGAATGGAGCAAGGCGGACTGGCCGAGCACCTATCAAAACCCAAGCTACAAGAATATCTTCTCGGTCGGCATCGCCTTCGCGCCGCCGCATCCGATCAGCAAGGTCATGAAAAGCCCTAAAGGCACGCAGATCAGCCCGACGCCGCCACGCACCGGGATGCCCTCGGCCGCCATGGGTCGCGCCGTCGCCGCCAGCATCCGCGACATGGTCAATGGCGCCCCGGAGCCAACCCATCGCGCCTCAATGGGCGAAACCGGCGCCGCCTGCGTCGCATCGACGGGCTCGGACATCTTCAAGGGAACGGCCGCCACCATGACCGTATATCCAGTGGTACCGGACTACGAAAAGTACCCGGAATACGGCCGCGACATGGATTTGACCTTCGGCGAGATTGGCTTGGCCGGCCACTGGATGAAGTACATCCTGCATCATGTCTTCATCTACCAGGCCAAACTCGGACCAGGCTGGCACCTGCTGCCGGATTGA
- a CDS encoding TauD/TfdA family dioxygenase has protein sequence MTESTFDLDHDSAYARWREEKLSRAPRDLGALVVEIKDPRQLSAAEHQALLERCQQANMAIYASRAGDDPSKDIPVAMGRAFGLHSLDHNRGADDDAITALTVQEDARHRDFIPYSNRPIAWHTDGYYNTADKQIRALLLHCVQPALEGGENALLDHEILYILIRDRNPAHIRALMQSDCMTIPAHTQDGQVLRPDRTGPVFSVAADGRLHMRFTQRSRNIRWREDSATKAAVDCLNELLGSPSPWHFHGRLKSGWGLVSNNVLHTRSGFGDGDQPRLLYRARYYERISNT, from the coding sequence ATGACTGAATCCACGTTCGACCTCGACCATGACAGCGCCTATGCGCGTTGGCGCGAGGAGAAGCTGTCGCGCGCGCCGCGCGATCTCGGCGCGCTGGTGGTCGAGATCAAAGACCCACGGCAGCTTAGCGCAGCCGAGCATCAGGCGCTGCTCGAGCGCTGCCAGCAGGCAAACATGGCCATTTACGCCAGCCGCGCCGGGGATGACCCAAGCAAGGACATTCCGGTGGCCATGGGCCGTGCCTTCGGCTTGCACAGTCTCGATCATAATCGCGGCGCCGATGATGACGCCATCACGGCCCTCACCGTGCAGGAGGACGCGCGCCATCGTGACTTCATCCCCTACTCCAACCGCCCCATCGCCTGGCACACGGACGGTTATTACAACACAGCTGACAAGCAGATTCGCGCCTTGCTGCTGCATTGCGTACAACCCGCGCTCGAGGGCGGCGAGAATGCACTCTTGGACCATGAGATCCTGTATATCCTGATCCGCGACCGCAATCCCGCGCACATTCGCGCACTCATGCAGTCGGACTGCATGACCATCCCCGCGCACACGCAGGATGGCCAGGTCTTGCGCCCGGACCGCACCGGCCCGGTGTTCTCGGTCGCGGCCGACGGGCGCCTGCACATGCGCTTCACCCAGCGCTCGCGCAACATCCGCTGGCGCGAGGATTCCGCCACCAAGGCTGCAGTTGATTGTTTGAATGAACTGCTCGGCTCACCCAGCCCCTGGCACTTCCACGGCAGGCTCAAATCCGGCTGGGGGCTGGTGAGTAACAATGTGCTGCACACCCGCAGCGGGTTTGGCGACGGCGACCAGCCGCGTCTGCTCTACCGCGCACGTTATTACGAGCGCATCAGCAACACCTGA
- a CDS encoding cytochrome b/b6 domain-containing protein, giving the protein MQMIRVWDAPTRLFHWSLALLVLAAFLTGLQGGNWMVWHERAGLAILALLVFRLVWGVVGSTYARFAEFLPTPARVLAYVRGGWHGLGHNPLGALSVFALLGVLLFQVLTGLFANDDIAFDGPLFALVSKGLSNSLAGLHRQAIWLIGGLIGLHVAAALFYTLVRRHNIIRPMVTGVKQVDAGSDADWAQPARGGGLPALLLALALAGAVVWVAAGGLLAPPPPPPPPPAW; this is encoded by the coding sequence ATGCAAATGATCCGTGTCTGGGATGCCCCGACTCGCCTGTTCCACTGGTCCCTGGCGCTGCTGGTGCTGGCGGCTTTCCTGACTGGGCTGCAGGGTGGGAACTGGATGGTCTGGCACGAGCGTGCCGGCCTTGCCATCCTCGCGCTGCTGGTGTTTCGCCTGGTATGGGGAGTTGTCGGCTCCACCTATGCCCGCTTTGCCGAGTTTTTGCCGACCCCTGCGCGCGTGCTGGCCTATGTGCGTGGGGGCTGGCATGGCCTCGGGCACAATCCACTCGGAGCACTGTCGGTATTTGCCCTGCTTGGTGTGCTCTTGTTTCAGGTGCTGACGGGGCTGTTCGCCAACGACGACATTGCCTTTGACGGGCCGCTGTTCGCGCTGGTGTCAAAAGGGCTCAGCAACAGTTTGGCCGGTTTGCACAGGCAGGCCATCTGGCTGATTGGAGGGCTGATTGGGCTGCATGTTGCCGCGGCATTGTTCTACACCCTGGTGCGGCGGCACAACATCATCCGGCCCATGGTGACCGGGGTGAAGCAGGTCGACGCGGGCAGCGACGCAGATTGGGCGCAACCGGCGCGAGGCGGCGGCCTGCCGGCTCTGCTTCTAGCGCTGGCGCTGGCTGGAGCAGTGGTTTGGGTTGCTGCCGGCGGGCTCTTGGCTCCGCCACCACCGCCACCGCCGCCACCTGCCTGGTGA
- a CDS encoding c-type cytochrome, with product MKSIVSFSATALLSIGLAGAAIAADMKPEEQILTRQAGYTFMSWNMSKIKANLAGDYNQQQVQKAADAIAGIANSGMGALYGPGTDKAVNGVETRVKPELFTDQAEVGKVAGDFVAAANNMAEVAAMGDEAEVKQAFGALGESCKACHKKFRKDD from the coding sequence ATGAAGTCTATTGTCTCTTTCTCAGCCACGGCTCTTCTGTCTATTGGTCTCGCTGGCGCTGCCATCGCCGCCGACATGAAGCCCGAGGAGCAAATCCTCACCCGTCAGGCCGGGTATACCTTCATGTCATGGAACATGAGCAAGATCAAAGCCAACCTCGCCGGCGACTACAACCAGCAGCAAGTTCAGAAAGCAGCCGACGCCATCGCCGGCATCGCCAATTCTGGCATGGGCGCCCTCTATGGCCCAGGCACCGACAAGGCCGTCAATGGTGTCGAAACCCGCGTGAAGCCTGAACTCTTCACCGATCAGGCCGAGGTTGGCAAGGTAGCAGGGGATTTTGTCGCCGCCGCCAACAACATGGCTGAAGTCGCCGCCATGGGCGACGAAGCCGAGGTCAAGCAGGCATTTGGCGCACTTGGCGAATCCTGCAAGGCGTGCCATAAGAAGTTCCGCAAGGACGACTGA
- the folD gene encoding bifunctional methylenetetrahydrofolate dehydrogenase/methenyltetrahydrofolate cyclohydrolase FolD yields MSAQILDGKQIAATIRTDLKAKVETRLQAGGSRPGLAVVLVGANPASQVYVRNKHKACDEVGFLSELHELPQDTSEAELLALIDKLNTDARIHGILVQLPLPAQIDPEAVIERIDPAKDVDGFHPYNVGRLSLRMPLMRPCTPKGVMTLLSHTGQSLEGLDAVVIGQSNIVGRPMALELLAARCTISVCHSRTRDLAAKAQAADVLVVAIGRARFVPGDWVKPGALVIDVGMNRDQDGRLCGDVDFDSARERAAWITPVPGGVGPMTIASLLENTLQAAEGMTDG; encoded by the coding sequence ATGAGCGCACAGATTCTCGACGGCAAGCAAATCGCCGCGACGATTCGCACCGACCTCAAAGCCAAGGTTGAAACCCGCCTGCAGGCGGGCGGCTCGCGGCCCGGGTTGGCCGTGGTGCTCGTAGGTGCCAATCCCGCCTCTCAGGTCTATGTGCGCAACAAGCACAAAGCCTGCGATGAAGTGGGATTTCTCTCCGAGTTGCATGAGCTGCCGCAAGACACCAGCGAGGCCGAACTCTTAGCGCTGATCGACAAACTCAACACGGATGCGCGTATTCACGGCATCCTGGTGCAGTTGCCTTTGCCAGCGCAGATCGACCCAGAAGCGGTGATCGAGCGCATCGATCCGGCCAAGGATGTCGACGGCTTTCATCCCTACAATGTCGGGCGACTGTCGCTGCGCATGCCGCTGATGCGCCCCTGCACCCCCAAAGGCGTCATGACCTTATTGTCACACACCGGCCAGTCACTTGAAGGCTTGGATGCGGTTGTGATTGGCCAGTCGAATATCGTCGGGCGACCAATGGCGCTTGAACTGCTCGCCGCGCGCTGTACCATCAGCGTCTGCCACAGTCGCACTCGCGATCTCGCGGCCAAAGCGCAAGCCGCCGACGTGCTGGTGGTCGCCATCGGCCGCGCGCGTTTCGTCCCGGGCGATTGGGTCAAACCGGGCGCGCTGGTCATTGACGTCGGGATGAATCGCGATCAGGACGGGCGCTTGTGCGGGGATGTTGACTTCGACAGCGCCCGCGAGCGGGCGGCCTGGATTACCCCCGTCCCGGGCGGCGTCGGCCCGATGACCATCGCCAGCTTGCTCGAAAACACCCTGCAAGCGGCCGAAGGCATGACTGATGGCTGA
- a CDS encoding glucose-1-phosphate adenylyltransferase family protein: MPSDTLTFLVATERGAPAELTEERAKAAVPFGGKYRVIDFSLANCLHSGLRQILVLTQYKSHSLHKHLRDGWALFNAELGEFITPLPPQMRVDGGWYLGVVDALRQNRYLIERSSAWRLLLLDGGVVYRMDYAELLRWHDEQEAQITAALRPITDESAASAYRIDCDDAGRILELHGPAPTQPPTQPPTGLAPMGVVVVNKDYLLKHLDHLIRVSNGQAEADFVATLLKHSGGACAMGYRFGGERGRVSQDRYWSDLGSVDAYYRAHMTLLESRPSIDLYQPGWNILTYQGQHPPARTVPGPSSGSEGVFVNSMLAAGTLIRGGAVNRSVFFSCVKVDDGAIVDGAILFDRVQVGAGAELNRCILDKDVVVSPGARIGVDRKEDRARFFVSPEGVVVVPKGARV; this comes from the coding sequence GTGCCCAGCGATACCTTGACCTTTCTGGTCGCCACCGAGCGTGGCGCGCCTGCTGAACTGACCGAAGAACGCGCCAAGGCAGCCGTGCCCTTTGGCGGCAAATACCGGGTGATCGACTTCTCGCTTGCCAACTGTTTGCATTCTGGACTGCGGCAAATTCTCGTTCTGACACAATACAAATCCCATTCGCTGCACAAGCATCTGCGCGACGGCTGGGCACTGTTCAATGCGGAACTTGGCGAGTTCATCACCCCGCTACCGCCACAAATGCGCGTCGATGGTGGCTGGTATCTGGGCGTTGTGGATGCCTTGCGGCAAAACCGGTACCTGATTGAGCGCAGTTCCGCGTGGCGTTTGTTGCTGCTCGACGGTGGGGTCGTCTACCGCATGGATTACGCCGAGCTGCTGCGCTGGCACGATGAGCAGGAGGCGCAAATCACTGCCGCATTGCGTCCGATCACGGATGAGTCCGCGGCAAGCGCTTACCGGATTGACTGCGATGATGCTGGCCGGATTCTGGAACTGCATGGTCCTGCTCCAACCCAGCCGCCGACCCAGCCGCCGACAGGTTTGGCGCCGATGGGCGTGGTGGTGGTCAACAAAGACTATCTGCTTAAGCATCTGGACCATCTGATTCGAGTCAGCAATGGTCAGGCCGAGGCGGATTTCGTGGCAACCTTGCTCAAGCATTCCGGTGGCGCGTGCGCGATGGGATATCGCTTTGGCGGAGAGCGTGGGCGGGTATCGCAGGATCGCTACTGGAGCGACCTGGGCTCTGTGGATGCCTACTATCGAGCGCACATGACATTGCTCGAATCGCGCCCGTCAATCGACCTCTATCAACCCGGCTGGAACATTCTTACCTATCAGGGTCAGCACCCGCCGGCGCGCACCGTGCCAGGGCCCAGTTCGGGCAGCGAGGGGGTCTTCGTGAATTCCATGCTGGCGGCGGGGACCCTTATCCGCGGTGGTGCCGTCAATCGCTCGGTGTTTTTTTCCTGTGTCAAGGTTGATGACGGCGCCATCGTCGATGGTGCTATTTTGTTCGATCGCGTTCAGGTCGGCGCAGGTGCAGAGCTTAACCGCTGCATACTCGACAAAGACGTGGTGGTCTCGCCAGGGGCGCGCATCGGCGTTGATCGCAAAGAAGATCGCGCGCGCTTTTTCGTCTCGCCCGAGGGCGTGGTGGTGGTGCCGAAGGGTGCGCGGGTTTAG
- a CDS encoding high-potential iron-sulfur protein: MSDKPMNQSRRDAVKLVLGGLATVPLMNLVGMAAAQAEELPHVDPATDPTAQALKYSEDATQSVREQEARPGLPANEQHCANCQFVLADSGDWRPCSLFPGKAVSQNGWCASWTLKAG, from the coding sequence ATGTCCGATAAGCCAATGAATCAGAGCCGTCGCGATGCCGTCAAGCTCGTTCTCGGTGGTCTTGCCACGGTCCCCCTGATGAATCTGGTCGGCATGGCCGCTGCTCAGGCCGAGGAACTGCCGCACGTCGATCCCGCCACTGATCCGACCGCGCAGGCGCTGAAGTACAGCGAAGACGCGACCCAGTCGGTGCGTGAGCAAGAAGCGCGTCCGGGTCTGCCGGCTAACGAGCAGCACTGTGCGAACTGTCAGTTCGTGCTGGCTGATTCCGGCGACTGGCGTCCGTGCAGCCTGTTCCCGGGCAAGGCTGTCAGCCAGAACGGCTGGTGCGCCTCCTGGACTCTTAAGGCTGGTTGA
- the rlmE gene encoding 23S rRNA (uridine(2552)-2'-O)-methyltransferase RlmE, whose product MGRSKSSQRWLARQRSDPYVKQAQAQGYRSRAAYKLLEIDAKDRLLRPGLRALDLGAAPGGWSQVLAARVGKRGQVIALDVLAMDPVPGVDFIEGDFTEDETLTRLCAVLGEASVDLVLSDMAPNVSGMRAVDQPRSIYLCELALDLSTRVLQSGGHLVMKAFHGEGFDQLVRDLRQCFERVASRKPEASRANSRETYLVAKGFRPACRKDRETG is encoded by the coding sequence GTGGGCCGCAGCAAAAGCAGTCAGCGCTGGCTTGCGCGTCAGCGCAGCGATCCTTACGTCAAACAGGCGCAAGCCCAGGGTTATCGCTCGCGGGCTGCCTACAAGCTGCTTGAGATCGACGCCAAGGATCGGTTGCTGCGTCCAGGCTTGCGGGCGCTGGACCTTGGCGCTGCCCCTGGTGGCTGGTCGCAGGTGCTCGCCGCGCGAGTGGGAAAGCGCGGTCAGGTCATCGCCTTGGATGTGCTGGCGATGGACCCGGTGCCGGGAGTGGACTTCATCGAAGGGGACTTCACCGAGGATGAAACCCTGACGCGGCTCTGCGCGGTCCTTGGCGAAGCATCGGTGGATCTTGTGCTTTCCGATATGGCCCCTAATGTTTCGGGAATGCGGGCAGTGGATCAGCCGCGATCCATCTATCTGTGCGAGCTGGCACTGGACTTGTCGACCAGAGTGCTGCAATCTGGAGGCCATCTGGTGATGAAGGCCTTCCATGGGGAGGGTTTCGACCAACTGGTGCGTGATCTGCGGCAATGTTTTGAGCGTGTCGCCAGTCGCAAGCCGGAGGCATCGCGCGCAAACAGCCGCGAGACCTACTTGGTCGCCAAGGGATTTCGCCCGGCTTGTCGCAAGGACAGGGAGACAGGCTAG
- the ftsH gene encoding ATP-dependent zinc metalloprotease FtsH codes for MAKNLLLWVVIAIVLMSVFNNFTTTQTSPRTMAYSDFIEQVQQGQVKEVVVKGRTIDGENVDGHKFTTYSPGDDGLVGDLLNNNVEIKAAPPEKQSLLMQILINWFPLFILIGLWIFFMRQMQGGAGGRGAMSFGKSKARMLSEDQVKVTFADMAGAEEAKDEVVEVVDFLKDPSKFQKLGGKIPKGVLMVGPPGTGKTLLARAIAGEAKVPFFTISGSDFVEMFVGVGASRVRDMFEQAKKHAPCIIFIDEIDAVGRHRGAGLGGGHDEREQTLNQLLVEMDGFEGTEGVIVIAATNRPDVLDPALLRPGRFDRQVVVPLPDVRGREQILKVHMRKVPTAEDVQASILARGTPGFSGADLANLVNEAALFAARSNKRLVDMQDLEKAKDKIMMGAERRSMVMSDDEKKLTAYHESGHAIVGRLVPQHDPVHKVSIIPRGRALGVTLFLPEDDRFSYSKQRLESQISSLFGGRIAEELIFGPEMVTTGASNDIQRATELARNMVTRWGLSDRLGPLAYGEDEQEVFLGHSVTQHKSVSDETTHVIDEEVRSFIDRNYERAKNLLNENMEKLHNMAAALIKYETIDLEQINDIMEGRPPRPPKDWDKEDAQQPPGGSADAPVTPGEDGKPASGVGPIGGPAGEH; via the coding sequence ATGGCAAAGAATCTGCTTCTGTGGGTGGTCATCGCGATTGTGCTGATGTCCGTGTTCAATAACTTTACGACCACGCAAACCTCACCGCGGACCATGGCCTACTCGGATTTTATCGAGCAGGTGCAGCAGGGCCAGGTGAAAGAGGTGGTGGTGAAGGGGCGCACCATTGACGGCGAGAACGTCGATGGCCATAAGTTCACCACCTACAGCCCCGGCGATGACGGTCTGGTTGGCGACCTGCTCAACAACAATGTTGAGATCAAGGCCGCGCCGCCGGAGAAGCAGTCGCTGCTGATGCAGATACTGATCAACTGGTTCCCATTGTTCATTCTGATCGGCTTGTGGATTTTCTTCATGCGTCAGATGCAAGGCGGTGCCGGCGGGCGCGGGGCCATGTCCTTTGGCAAGAGCAAGGCACGCATGCTGAGCGAGGACCAGGTTAAGGTCACCTTTGCCGACATGGCCGGAGCCGAGGAGGCGAAGGACGAGGTTGTCGAGGTGGTCGATTTCCTCAAAGACCCATCCAAATTCCAAAAGCTCGGCGGCAAGATCCCCAAGGGCGTGCTCATGGTCGGCCCGCCTGGCACCGGTAAAACGCTGCTTGCGCGTGCCATTGCCGGCGAGGCCAAGGTGCCCTTCTTCACCATCTCAGGCTCAGATTTTGTCGAGATGTTCGTCGGCGTGGGTGCGTCGCGCGTGCGCGATATGTTCGAGCAGGCTAAAAAACACGCTCCCTGCATCATCTTCATCGACGAGATCGATGCTGTCGGTCGTCATCGCGGCGCCGGTCTCGGCGGCGGCCATGACGAGCGTGAGCAGACGCTGAACCAACTGCTGGTGGAAATGGACGGCTTCGAGGGGACAGAGGGCGTCATTGTCATCGCCGCCACCAATAGGCCCGATGTGCTTGACCCAGCGCTGCTGCGGCCTGGTCGCTTTGATCGTCAGGTGGTGGTGCCCCTACCCGATGTGCGCGGACGCGAGCAAATTCTGAAGGTCCACATGCGCAAGGTGCCAACCGCCGAGGATGTGCAGGCGTCCATCCTCGCACGCGGCACGCCCGGTTTCTCGGGGGCCGATCTGGCCAATCTGGTCAATGAGGCAGCGCTCTTTGCCGCCCGCTCCAACAAGCGTCTGGTGGACATGCAGGACCTTGAAAAGGCCAAGGACAAAATCATGATGGGTGCCGAGCGGCGCTCCATGGTGATGTCCGATGATGAGAAGAAGCTCACTGCGTATCACGAGTCGGGCCACGCCATCGTCGGGCGCCTGGTGCCCCAGCATGATCCGGTGCACAAGGTCAGCATTATTCCGCGCGGACGGGCGCTGGGCGTGACGCTGTTTTTGCCCGAGGATGATCGCTTCAGCTACAGCAAGCAGCGGCTTGAGAGTCAGATCTCCAGTCTGTTCGGCGGGCGCATCGCCGAGGAACTGATCTTTGGACCGGAGATGGTCACCACGGGTGCATCAAACGACATCCAGCGTGCCACTGAACTGGCGCGCAACATGGTCACCCGCTGGGGCCTGTCGGACAGGCTTGGTCCGCTGGCCTATGGTGAGGATGAGCAGGAAGTCTTTCTCGGCCACTCGGTGACGCAGCACAAATCGGTATCCGATGAGACCACGCACGTCATCGACGAGGAAGTGCGCAGTTTCATTGATCGCAACTATGAGCGCGCCAAGAACCTGCTGAACGAGAACATGGAAAAGCTCCACAACATGGCCGCCGCGCTGATCAAGTACGAGACCATCGACCTGGAGCAGATCAACGACATCATGGAAGGCCGTCCGCCGCGTCCGCCCAAGGACTGGGACAAGGAAGATGCTCAGCAGCCACCCGGCGGCAGTGCCGATGCCCCGGTGACCCCAGGCGAGGACGGTAAGCCGGCCAGCGGCGTCGGTCCAATTGGCGGCCCCGCAGGCGAGCATTGA
- the folP gene encoding dihydropteroate synthase, which yields MTLDLTQPCVMGVLNVTPDSFSDGGCYARVDAACAHAQAMAEAGAKIIDIGGESTRPGAAAVSTAEQLDRVIPVIERLAPALDASGLGALISIDTSDPAVMREAVGAGAHLINDIRALREPGALAAAAELRVPVVLMHMQGNPQSMQHKPDYTDVVAEVAEFLRVRMDAAEDAGIPPERLVIDPGFGFGKRLEHNLQLLAGLESIVSLGPPVLVGLSRKSMLGAVTGAEVSQRLPAGLAAAVMAVERGAAIVRTHDVAPTVQALEMVRAVAQAV from the coding sequence TTGACGCTCGATCTCACTCAGCCCTGTGTGATGGGCGTGCTTAATGTCACGCCCGATTCCTTCTCTGACGGCGGGTGCTACGCCCGGGTCGATGCCGCCTGCGCGCACGCGCAGGCAATGGCCGAGGCCGGGGCGAAAATCATCGATATCGGTGGTGAGTCGACCCGGCCCGGTGCCGCCGCTGTCTCCACCGCAGAGCAACTCGACCGCGTCATCCCGGTGATTGAACGTCTGGCGCCCGCGCTGGATGCATCCGGTCTTGGTGCCCTGATTTCCATCGATACCTCCGATCCCGCAGTGATGCGCGAGGCGGTCGGCGCTGGCGCCCATCTCATCAATGACATTCGCGCGCTGCGCGAGCCCGGTGCCCTCGCGGCAGCCGCCGAGCTGCGGGTCCCCGTGGTGCTGATGCACATGCAGGGCAATCCGCAGAGCATGCAGCACAAGCCGGACTACACCGATGTGGTGGCGGAGGTGGCCGAGTTTCTGCGCGTGCGCATGGATGCCGCTGAGGATGCCGGCATTCCGCCCGAGCGCCTGGTGATCGATCCGGGATTTGGCTTCGGCAAGCGCCTGGAGCATAATTTGCAGCTTTTGGCGGGCCTTGAGTCCATTGTTTCGCTTGGCCCGCCCGTGCTGGTCGGCTTGTCGCGCAAGTCCATGCTGGGCGCGGTGACCGGCGCCGAGGTCTCGCAGCGCCTGCCAGCTGGGCTCGCGGCGGCGGTGATGGCGGTTGAACGCGGCGCGGCCATCGTGCGCACCCATGATGTCGCGCCAACGGTGCAAGCGCTGGAAATGGTGCGGGCGGTTGCGCAGGCCGTTTGA